Sequence from the Trichomycterus rosablanca isolate fTriRos1 chromosome 10, fTriRos1.hap1, whole genome shotgun sequence genome:
tttaattcaagTACAAAAATCACGTcatatacactacatgaccaaaagtatgttgacacctgatcacgaacttgttggacatcccaatctaaaaccatgggcattaatgtgGAGTGACCCCACACTCTTTAGGCTACAACGACCTTTACTGTTCTGTAAATTATTTCTACAGGATGTTGTAGTGTATCAGTGGGAATCTGTGCCTTTATTAAAAAGAGGATTAGTAAAattaggcactgatgttgaacaaaAGGCCTGGAGCTTTCAGAGCACAGggccacagtcatgctggaataggaaaggttcttctctaaactgttgccaGAAATTTTAAAGCATATAATAAATTTTCTGTCATTGATCTTAGATAGCTGTAAGCAATAAGTGAGCTTGAAACACCTGAGCTACATCAGGTCTCTAGCTGTGTAGACATATGCCATCCTTCATATTAACTGtgataataattaattttaaaatgattacagACTCAATAAATCTCTGCTACAGGAAGTACTTGAGAAAGATGGGAGCCAGTGTGGTAGAAAGAAACAAAGTGGATCCACCAGATGGTGGTTGGGGCTGGGTTGTGCTTCTTGGTGGATTTGTTATCTCTGGCTTCTCCTACGCATTTCCCAAAGCCGTCAGTGTGTACTTTAAAGAACTGATGAGGGACTTCAACTGTGGATACAGTGACACGGCTTGGATTTCCTCTATCATGCTTGCCATGCTCTATGGCTCAGGTAAAGGCACTTTTCTTTTCCATGATTTAATGACTGTTCCTACAGCAGCCATGTCTAAAGGCTGGCTGAGGGGCCAAATGCATCCCATAAACTGTAAAATCATAAAATCATAAATTTTTAAGTGCCCCTTAATACCTACACACCACTTCTAACTAACACCTCAAAAATGCTCAGTTTATTTGCAACCATGTACTCTTATATGttacacttaccatacagatgaactttgttggTATACAcctactgactgtattccatctgtagCACTGTACACTTTATCACCCTCCTGGACCCCATTtcttaattaaaaagaaaaagaccCACGTGTAACCCtgactgaccagatgatgtgcagttggtggaccattctcaacatgtcaatgacactaacatagtAATATGATGGGAGCGTGTTATTCGCGTGTACCAGGTGCAACAGTGttgttgtgattttaaaatactgtttaaacttatTGCCCTATGTACAATGCCTGACTTCTCACTGTGTACAATTACTAAGTGTACAGCTAGAGTTATTTACTGTTTTTCATGCACAATCTATCTTTTCTTTATTAGTGGACAGTTTAATTATATGTTGTTTTTGACTTTTTAGTTTTGGTTGGAGTAAAATACTTCCAGCATTGACACTAagttgtttaaaaatcccaacaacactgctgcacctgatagaCTTTTACCAGCCCAACATACATAACATTGCCAGGTTATTACCAAATTAGCATTACTGCAGTAATGGGAATggttcaccacctaaataatgatcAGTGGGGGTCTATGTTCCATTAATAATTAAGGGACAGGGGGTAAAAAGTCTACAGAGCCATGAATGGACTAAAGTCAGATCCATTAAGTTTAtgtgtatggtaggtgtaacataaactaattaataaatatattatttccCAAACAGGTCCGGTTTGCAGTATAATGGTGAATAAATTTGGATGTCGGCCAGTGATGATGGTTGGAGGATTACTAGCCTCAGCAGGACTAATTGGGGCGTCTTTTACTAACAACATTATTCAACTTTATCTGACTGCTGGAATCATCACAGGTGATTAAATGGCTGTTTGCAgtttttatgctttatttagTAAGCATAATCTGATGTTCTTCACTGAGGTTATAAACATTATATGTAATGCTTTTTGATACTGAGCACAGTAAATAATGTCATGTGTAAGATATGTCACGTGCAGTTATACACACATATTGAGAATGTCTGTTCAAAATGTAAAGTATCTGTAAGTAGAACATAATAAAGTCAGTGTGTTGTATTCTTGCTAAGCATCCAGTGTTTCCGGGTGGAACCTAAGCAACCCTGATCTGGTTAAAGCTGTTAGTAGATAAGGattaattttaaagttaaataGCATTTTATAGCTGACAGAACCAGAATCAGTTATTAACTATGAATATGCAGCATGAACAAAGGACTTTTTTGCTAGCCTCTCATTTTTGCCCCTTTTTTAATTGTGAACATAATGTGACTGCAGCATAAGTGATAATATAATTGCTTTTTTCCAGATGAAAACTCTTTTCTAGttgacatatactgtatacaaatAATATCTGTAATTTTCTTTACAGGTCTTGGCCTAGCTCTGAATTTCCAGCCCTCACTAATAATGATTGGGTGCTATTTTAACAAACGCAGACCACTGGCCAATGGACTGGCAGCAGCTGGGAGCCCAGTGTTTCTGTCATTTCTCTCACCATTAGGACAAATTCTGTCAGAACGTTTTGGCTGGAGGGGTGGCTTTCTTATCATGGGGGGTCTGCTGCTTAACTGCTGTGCATGTGGAGCCGTTATGAGACCTTTGGAGAACAAGGCTCAAAAGACTGCTGCCAGGGAAGAGCTAAATGGCAAAGAAAGTCCAGAAAATGTTAAGGAGAGTCCTAGGAAAAAGAAACTGCTTGACTTTAGTGTGCTTCGAAACAAGGGGCTTATCATTTACATCATTGCTAAATTTATAGTTGTTCTTGGTCTGTTTGTCCCCACAATCCTTTTGGTCAACTTTGCTAAAGACCAAGGAATCCCTGCTCGGGATGCTGCTTTTTTGCTTTCCATTATCGGATTTATTGACATCTTTGCTCGCCCCACATGTGGCTTTGTGGCAGGCCTGAAGCAGATTAGACCCAAGATTCCCTATTTCTTCAGCTTGGCTTTAATTTTAAATGGCCTCACAGATATTTGCTCAGCCAGAAGTACAGACTATAAAGGGCTAGTGATCTTCTGTGTGTTCTTTGGGCTCTTTTTTGGCATGGTAGGTGCTTTACAATTTGAAGTACTGATGGGCATTGTGGGAACTAGCAATTTTCCTAGTGCTTTGGGTCTAGTGCTCCTTATAGAAGCAGTAGCTGCTCTCATTGGACCCCCTTCTGCTGGTATGTTATAATAAATCTCCAATAAAAGTCATGATTTTTAATACTGCAAAATTCATGTCAGAAGTTAAGACATAAAATaagcatttttaatattattttttcccATATTCTGTTACAGGATGGTTAGTGGATGCTTACAAGAATTATGAACTGATTTTCTATATGGCTGGTGGAGAGCTGATCACTGCTGCCTTGTTTCTCGCAGTTGCAACATACTGCTGCCTCAAGCCCCAAAGGAACACTCAGGGTTCTGACATTTAACAGTAACCATATTAATCATGATAACATGTAATCAGCGGATGTGTAAAGGAGTTGGAAATAGTATGAGGTATTGTGTTTAACTGGTTAGCACTCGACTTTTGTACTAAACCTCCAAAACACtttgtacataaaaataaaaagtacaacACCAGACTGATTATgaggttttttttaagtttatgaTGAATTCTACTctgtaagtttgtttgtttattaggattttaatgtcatgttttacactttttggttacattcgtgacaggaacggtagttactcatgacacaaggttcatcagttcacaaggttatatcgaacagtcatggacaattttgtatctccgattcacctcacttgcacgtctttggactgtgggagtaaaccggagcacctgggggaaacccatgcagacacgaggagaacatgctccacacagaaaggacccagaccgccccacttggggatcgaacccaggaccttcttgctacccatttagccaccaTACCGCTCCTACTCTGTAAGAAAATGTCTGAAAGTGCACCAAAAAGTATGCAGTCACTAAGTTAATGAAGGTTTTTGTCATGCTGTCACAGTAAAGATAAGGGCTCTTCCTGAACTATCGCCCCAAAAGCACCATTAGCCAACTGTTATATTCTTTAAGCATCATTCGAACCCAGATTTGTCTCTCaggcttctaaatggtaaattAGAATAAATTACTTCTACAAATTTCAACTGCAGTAGAGTGTTTTTAGAATAGCTCCGACTCCCTGTAACTCCATCAAATATTTCTGCTGAtgtcaatgaataaataaatagtaattaatattaaataaatagtaaattagTTAGTAACTGGACTTACAGATAATTATAGTAACTACAGTAGTGTAACTTGTAGGAAAGTGAGATTTCACTAAGCTGTGTTAGCATGCCTTActactggggcggcacggtggctaggtgggtagcactgtcgcctcacagcaagtaggtcctgggttcaatccccagctggggcagtccgagtcctttctgtgtgtaatttgcatgttctcctcgtgtctgcatgggtttactccggatgctacggtttcctcccacagtccaaagacaggcaagtaaggtgaaatggagatacaaaattgtcaatgactgtgttcgatataaccttgtgaacttctgaatcctgtgtaatgagtaactaccgttcctgtcatgaatgtaaccaaagtgtaaaacatgacgttaaaatcccaataaacaaacaaacaaacaaactgatacAACGATCAATaatggcactgtcacctcacagcaaaaagatcctgggttttattcccaagctgggcagccagggtcttttctgtgtggagtttacatgttttcTATGGGTCcatttgggtttcctctgggttctccggtgtcctcccacaagTCGAAAGACATGCGGTCagaccaattggagctactaaaattgtccCAAGTGTAAACGcgcgtgtgtctgtgtctgtcctggtgatggactggtgactggtccagggtgtttccaaccttttacccagtgaatcagaccaaCCACGACCCTGCCTATGACAGTAAAAAtgtaatgaatgaaagaatgaatgataTTGCATGTGTACACGGTCTGAAGCGTTAATGCACCTCCAGGTCAGTAGGTGGCGGTGTACATGTCTGCCATTACTGCCAATAAATCAACTGAAGAAAAAACAACGTCACTCTGTGGAAGTGGCAACGAGGAGCTCGATAAAGAAGCAaagttttgctttttattttattaaaagtattaaaagtaaacgTAGATACATTTTCTAGGATCCGTTAATtctattttttgtggttttgctttttaattgatttatatAGCATTAAAATGCCGAGAGGAGGTAAGGGACTGTtgtacatgtgtttgtgtgttagccGTCTTTAAGCTAACTTGTAACTAGCCTCAAATGCTATTAGTTCATAAAGATAAATGTGGAAATTCCTGGTCGATTAAACATActtttaataaacaattaataGTACCAAATAATAGCGACTCTAAACccaatgtgtttatttagaacATTAGCCGGTATGTTTTCTTCACGCTGTGTGTCGATTAAAACCCCTCAATTATTCCTGATCGGCCCGTAATGACAAGTCAGTGTTCCGCACACGGTCCTTTAGCTACCTGTTAGTGTACAGACGCACTGATTTGACTGATAGGTTCGATCGCTGCGGTCATATCTTAcctgtatgtaaaaaaaatataataaaatgtaaataaaatttcaTGTCTACCGCCCTGACTCGCAGCGTAAAACACCAATATGGTTAACAGAAATCCGTACAAGGAAGGTTCGTTTTCTGTTTCTGCAGTTACATTAAATTCTCCCCTGCTGCTGTTCACTAAATTttagacactttttttttttactatgtaATTTTATTACCAACTAAAAACAAGACAGGTTTGCTGTGGTATTTATTTCTCATCCTGGagaggtatttttttttttacccagtgAAAAAAACTTTTCTACATGTTCAAAAGGAATTTGCTACTTTTATTACTATACATTTTCTTCATTACTTATTGAAGatccccccccttttttttttaaaggaaaaaaggGTCATAAAGGTCGTGGCAAGCAGTTCAGCAATCCTGAGGAGATTGAGAGACAGATGCGAGCACAAAGAGAAAAGGTGATTTTGTTACCATCGATTTTTTTTGGTACCaagatgttatttaatattttagacTATACAATCTTTGATGTGCAAACTTTTTGTTGGCAGGAGGAAAATGGTGGTGAGGAGCGTGAGAGCTCCTCGGAATCTGAAGAGGAAAGTAGCAGTGATGACGAACATGTAGGTGGAACTTGTAAGCATGGCCGTCTTCCTGCACATTATATGTTGAACAggacttgatttttttttgtttgtttgtttttggttgaAGTCTCAAAAGAGAAATGGTGTGGCAGGACTGATTGAAATCGAGAATCCCAACCGTGTCTCCCAGAAAAGCAAAAAGGCTGCCGAGGTTGATGTTGATGCACCTAAGGAACTCACACGTAGAGAGAGGTATATTATAACAATTGttgattaaaacatttttacagaGAAGAAAATGGAATACAGTTTGTTAAGAATAATGTGCGATTGTTGCAGGGAGGAGATTGAGAAGCAGAAGGCTAAGGAACGCTACATGAAGCTGCATCTGGAAGGAAAGACTGATCAGGCCAGAGCAGACCTGGCTAGACTGGCTATTATTAAAAAACAGAGAGAAGATGCTGCAAGGAAGAGAGAAGAACTCAAGAAAGGTGAGTTTAATGAGTAAAGGTTGGCTATGCCCCCCACACCATCTATTTAAGAATTTGTTCCTGTACCTGTTTTGTAATAGGCAAGGCAGAACACCAATGAAAccaataaaatgacatttttaaactgtacatttttaaaataacaacatttttacactggACTTTTGTTAATATTTCCCTGTTGTTACAATTTTGTGCTAAACAACACTATTACACTAACTAAGGAGTTTTTAATGCAACAGATCTTATTTGATTTGTGTCTAAAAATCAAAACCACTGCTTTCTACCCTTAGAAGCTAGACCACATGCTTACTGTTACCATACATTAGTTTTGAATCATTTGTAACCTGGGAATAAAACTGATTCTGATTGCCACTATGGCTCAACATGTCATCAATTAGAAGGATATCATCTTAAAAACTGTTATTCTTTATTGTAATGAAGACTGATTATTATAGAAAATAAGAACTCTTTAAATGGTTTATATGAGGTATGACTTttcacaaaaatataaacaaatatgttAAATCTAAAGTAATAAATGTGCAATAATTATCAGCATTTGTAAGCAAAAAAGTTGTGATAAACAGTTAGCATTGCTATTTGCCCAGTACTTGAG
This genomic interval carries:
- the slc16a8 gene encoding monocarboxylate transporter 3, with amino-acid sequence MGASVVERNKVDPPDGGWGWVVLLGGFVISGFSYAFPKAVSVYFKELMRDFNCGYSDTAWISSIMLAMLYGSGPVCSIMVNKFGCRPVMMVGGLLASAGLIGASFTNNIIQLYLTAGIITGLGLALNFQPSLIMIGCYFNKRRPLANGLAAAGSPVFLSFLSPLGQILSERFGWRGGFLIMGGLLLNCCACGAVMRPLENKAQKTAAREELNGKESPENVKESPRKKKLLDFSVLRNKGLIIYIIAKFIVVLGLFVPTILLVNFAKDQGIPARDAAFLLSIIGFIDIFARPTCGFVAGLKQIRPKIPYFFSLALILNGLTDICSARSTDYKGLVIFCVFFGLFFGMVGALQFEVLMGIVGTSNFPSALGLVLLIEAVAALIGPPSAGWLVDAYKNYELIFYMAGGELITAALFLAVATYCCLKPQRNTQGSDI
- the pdap1a gene encoding pdgfa associated protein 1a; amino-acid sequence: MPRGGKKGHKGRGKQFSNPEEIERQMRAQREKEENGGEERESSSESEEESSSDDEHSQKRNGVAGLIEIENPNRVSQKSKKAAEVDVDAPKELTRREREEIEKQKAKERYMKLHLEGKTDQARADLARLAIIKKQREDAARKREELKKEKEAPEAKSKR